CGTCGCGTGGCCGTAGGCGGCGTACGTCAGGCCGACCACCGACGAGAGGAATATCGCGGCGTTCTCGACGAGGACGCCGACGCCGACCGCGACGAGCGCGACGGCCAGCCCGACCCGCCAGCGGTCCATCGCCGTCATCGCCCGCCCTCCGCGTCGTTCGCGAGCGCGTCTATCTCGGCGATCGCCGCCTCGAACTGGCGGCGGTCGCGGGCCCCGTGGACCCAGTCCTCGACCCTGATCCGCAGTGGCACCTCGACGTCCTCGGCGAGGCAGGCCGCCGCCCGCGGGTCGTCCGTCCACGTCCCGTCCCGGACGCTGGCCGCGGCCTCCTCGGTGCTCAGGTCGTCCCGGTCCGCGAGGACGTCGATGGCCGTCTCGCGAACCCGCCTGCGGGCGAGCAGGCTCCGGCGGACCCGGCGGCGCAGCGACGCCCCGTCGAGGCCGGGTCGCTCGAC
The Salinilacihabitans rarus DNA segment above includes these coding regions:
- a CDS encoding DUF7269 family protein; amino-acid sequence: MKRPLLVAVGGAALAVALAAAFGALPAALAALGRDSLVVGTGLLAVAVGAATLRTAGGAADDRLPVPSDGPPAESRRVGATIDYLVERPGLDGASLRRRVRRSLLARRRVRETAIDVLADRDDLSTEEAAASVRDGTWTDDPRAAACLAEDVEVPLRIRVEDWVHGARDRRQFEAAIAEIDALANDAEGGR